The sequence below is a genomic window from Lolium perenne isolate Kyuss_39 chromosome 7, Kyuss_2.0, whole genome shotgun sequence.
CCGAGTCCCCCAACAAATCTCCAGCCCGCCCCTCCCCACCGCCGTGCCCTAGAGCTGCTGCCGTGCCGTCCCTAAGCATCGCCGCCGACGCCTCACCCCACACCTCCATCCGCCCCGCATCAACCAACTCTCACGCGcgtagccgccgccgtcgccgtccccGTCCTTCCGCATCGGGTCCCTGCTGCTGTCTCCGGTCCGTCCGCAACCCGGCCATCGGTGTTCGAGGTACGAGCTCTCTGTTAGTTAAATCTCACCAAACTCTACCGGTTCTGGGCGTGCCGGTGCGCGCGCACCTTCTAGATCCGCACTCTGGTGGCGGCGGTCGGTCGATTGAGGGTTGGGCTACACAAGTTAGGTCAATCGATTTACTTGGCCGACTAGGATTTATGTTTGCAAGAAATGGGCGTAGAGGATAATAAACTCTGGTTTAGAATTGATAAGTTGCCCCCAAATCCTGTTACCCAACTATAATCCTTTGCACATCAATTATTAGTTAGTCTTACTACTCCCTTGCATAGCGTACGACCTATTGTTTACTACTCCCTTGCATAGCATACGACTTATTGTTTACTGTTGTCGAGCGTCGCCTAGTTGTTTCATAAGCACCGTGCAAATAATTACTTCACGTTTATACAAATAGCCTACATGTGCTGCTCGATTCTGATAACCATTATAGGCAGCCTGATTGTTTGTGTCCTTAAAAATCTGTAGTCTGTCCCAAATAGCTTGTTCTGTTAGCGGTTGTGTCTGAAAAGACCTTGAAGCAGATGTGTTGCTTTGGGTACATAACTCAGAAATCTGAATTGTTGGCTAGTGGATACTATTGAGCTGCTACCTCATTCCCTTAACTTCACAGGACATCTTTAAGGTCTTGATACCATGTAATTTGCACTTTATAGTAAAGTAAATATTTACGTACTTAGTTGGCAGAAAAGGAATCTCTACTATGATTGTTCAGTTCTTATATGTGGAgttcttttttttttgtgtgtgataTGCACATACATATTGCTGTTTTGATGCGTTGGTTTGTATAACTTTAAGCATTACTGGTTGCGATTATATGGCAGCGCCTTATGTAGAATTTGTTTTAGCACCGTGGGTGATTATTTTTTCCCTAGTGGTGGCCAAGTTCCTTAGGTTATTGTTACAGTAAATTGGTAACAAAACGGGCTCTCAACTTGTTTGTTGTGTGAACTTCTGACATAGCCCTACAGCCGTTCATTGTGGTTAAAAGCTTATATGATCTCCTCGCTTCACTACTAACGATAGAGTTTCTTTTCCTTGCAGGATATTGAGATTGCTCGTCTTGTATAACTTCTTTTTCCTGGGTGCATCAAGATGTCTGGAAATGATTCTCAGGCTGCTGCTGACAGAATAAAGGCCCAGGCCATGTCAAATGCCAAGGGATTGAGCAGGGCTCAAGCTGAGCGTGCAGCGGAAGCTGCTGCTCGCAATGTCAATGCCTATGGGCAGAAGGAAGAGGGGCCAAGTCGCTGGCAGGAGAGGAAGGAAGCCAAGAGACAGATGTACCTGATGAGTACAGAGAAGGCTGTGAGGCTAGGTGTGAAGCCAAATGCTGTACCAACTTCTAATGCTGGTGGCCAATGTCAGAAGTGCTTCCAGACTGGGCATTGGACATACGAGTGCAAGAATGAACGGGTCTACATGATGCGACCCTCAAGGACAGAGCAGCTTAAGAACCCCAGGCTGAAGAAACCGTATCTGCCAGCTTCCTCTCAGTTCGTGAACCCTGATCTCGAGAAGGAAATGGAGGAGGAAAGGAAGCTGATGAGAGAGAAGCTGAAGAAGGAAAAGTCTGAAAGAAGGAAGGTGAAGAGCAAGTCGAAGAGCAAGAGGAAACACCGTGCCTCGGTGTCTGACTCAGACTCTGACTCCGAATCATCGGTGACTGGCTCTGAGTATTCTTCTGATAGCGGCAGTTCAAGTGACAGCTCCTCGGACTCGGAGGACAACAAGAAGCGCCGGCGCAAGACGAAGCAGAAGAAGAGAAGGCACCGGAGGGACAGCACGTCGTCGTCGGCATCTGAATCTGAATCCGAGTCTGATTCTGATTCTGAGGACGATAAGGGCAGCCGAAGGAAGAGCAAGAAGCGCAGCGACAAGCGTCGCTCCTGAAGGGCGATGAGGACGCTAAATGTGATCAAATTATGCCCGCATATCGTTTCTTTTCATCGCAGTCATAGCTTCGTGTAATGCAAGGCGCCCTCTGAGAGATAAATCTCAAATGTATGAGTTGATTTGCTGAACGCTTGTTGTTTCCTAGTACTATTGTTTTCCCTGTACTAAGAAGTAGCACCCTTTTTCTTGAAAGATTACTAAAAACTCAGTCAGAAGTTCTTTAGATGTTCCCTGATCTATTCTAGTTTGGTGCTCGTGAGCAAAAGCAAATGCTGCTACTATATTCATCATCATCCTGTAAACTTGCAAGCTTGTTGCGCTGCTTAAATTTTCTGTAATCAGTTGATGATTTTGTCTCAGAGAGTATTCGTCTGCCTTTCCTTTGCAAGGCTTGTTCTGCTAAAGTTTTCTGTAAAACCATTTGGTTTTACTTCAGAGAGTAGTAACCACCTGACGGTTTGACTTTTAACCAGTCTTCGGCGAGTCGAGCGCGCAGTGTCGGGGCAGCGGCGAGATGCCGCCGGTGAGCAGCTTCTTGTCCGTGCTCCTCATCTGCCTCctctccgtcctcctcctccgcctctccaCCCTGCTCGACCCCGGCGCCGCCGTGCCCCGCGTCAAGAGGTCCGCTCCCTTGCCCCTCCGCTTCCGCCATGACGGAGCGTTCAAGATCCTCCAGGTCGGTAGCTTGTTTGCTCGCTCGTCGCCCCGCTTTCCCCGCGCCTTGTCCGCTGACACTGCTTGCTCGCTCGCTGGCATTGTCAGGTGGCTGATATGCACTTCGGCAACGGCGCCGCCACGCGCTGCAGGGACGTGGCGCCGGAGGTCGGCGGCGCGCTCTGCTCCGACCTCAACACCACACGGTTCCTCCGGCGGCTCATCGAGACCGAGAGGCCCGATCTCATAGCCTTCACCGGTGCGTGGTTTGCTCGCCCCGCTACATCTGCTTCTGCGTTCTTCTCTTGCTCCGGAGAGAGATCGCAATTTCACCTCGTGCTATCTCATTTGCACTCTTGCGGGTTGTCGCTGCCATTGATAGCATTATTACAGATTTGTCAGTTGAAGTAATGCAACGGCCATAGATCCAAGTGATTAATTACTTAATTTAGATGTAACGTTCCAGAAATACACAACAAGTTAGTGCCCCGTGTGGTAGTAGTTTGATGGAGCTTGTAGGTTGAATACATGAATGCTTTCCATTTGCATCCAGTGGAGATGTCCGGATCTTTTAGCAATGTGTTCCACTCTTATCGCCTTTTAGCACATCGACGCTCAGCTGTTAGATTATCTCTTGCCGGCATTTGTACAACCCCGTGGATATTTACTTCACATACAATGTGGACTCATCACTGATGCTTAGAAGGTGAACACTGTGTGGATTTTTTTTGATGGTCAACACTGTGTGGATAGTACTAAGCTTGCATCCTGCTTCTATATCTTGGTAAGtacccctcttgtgtgcaagggaTTCATGCAGCT
It includes:
- the LOC127312479 gene encoding uncharacterized protein, whose translation is MSGNDSQAAADRIKAQAMSNAKGLSRAQAERAAEAAARNVNAYGQKEEGPSRWQERKEAKRQMYLMSTEKAVRLGVKPNAVPTSNAGGQCQKCFQTGHWTYECKNERVYMMRPSRTEQLKNPRLKKPYLPASSQFVNPDLEKEMEEERKLMREKLKKEKSERRKVKSKSKSKRKHRASVSDSDSDSESSVTGSEYSSDSGSSSDSSSDSEDNKKRRRKTKQKKRRHRRDSTSSSASESESESDSDSEDDKGSRRKSKKRSDKRRS